The proteins below come from a single Pyxidicoccus trucidator genomic window:
- a CDS encoding DUF2314 domain-containing protein produces the protein MEVYLLAIEQDGPAPLDALRASFATDDVEFTPDEDGQGFTLKADSSEVLVRLTVGAEHLPRFSKEVFSGSPEAFERLGRSKAFYRLSVEPGGSQPTLPVFEALWAVRTLLEHVQGVLVDVTAFKLHEPDDVVEITELDFDIRDHVHLHAVEATEGDTPLWVHSHGMEKFGARDLEIFHLAETDLLAAESFLHELCTDLAFGQGPALRSQVGTSEGQTFMLVPSEEARTNLLGVPLDTFEGHEGLFLSVVSPGGRHNTSQLLAPYRERFEKEPEEQTQAMRREAQALLPSFLARFQRKGLMEPLTFLVRAPFDTHPDGGTVVENLWLEVMARDEGSVVGKLIDGAVHTTEWRKGAHVEVDETQVNALAITREGRTLDEREIRALLNAERPM, from the coding sequence ATGGAGGTCTACCTCCTGGCCATCGAGCAGGATGGCCCGGCTCCGCTTGACGCGCTGCGTGCGTCCTTTGCCACGGACGACGTGGAGTTCACCCCGGACGAGGACGGCCAGGGCTTCACCCTGAAGGCGGACAGCTCCGAGGTGCTGGTGCGGCTGACGGTGGGGGCGGAGCACCTGCCGCGCTTCAGCAAGGAGGTCTTCAGCGGCAGCCCGGAGGCCTTCGAGCGCCTGGGGCGCTCCAAGGCGTTCTACCGGCTGTCCGTGGAGCCGGGCGGCTCCCAGCCCACGCTGCCGGTGTTCGAGGCGCTGTGGGCCGTGCGCACCCTGCTGGAGCACGTGCAGGGCGTGCTGGTGGACGTCACCGCCTTCAAGCTGCACGAGCCCGACGACGTGGTCGAAATCACCGAGCTGGACTTCGACATCCGGGACCATGTCCACCTCCACGCGGTGGAGGCGACGGAGGGCGACACGCCCCTGTGGGTCCACTCCCATGGGATGGAGAAGTTCGGGGCGCGCGATCTGGAGATCTTCCACCTGGCGGAGACCGACCTGCTGGCCGCGGAGAGCTTCCTCCACGAGCTGTGCACGGACCTGGCCTTCGGGCAGGGGCCGGCGCTGCGCTCGCAGGTGGGCACCAGCGAGGGGCAGACCTTCATGCTGGTGCCCTCCGAAGAGGCCCGCACCAACCTGCTGGGCGTGCCGCTGGACACCTTCGAGGGCCACGAGGGCCTCTTCCTCTCCGTGGTGTCTCCGGGGGGGCGGCACAACACGTCGCAGTTGCTGGCGCCGTACCGCGAGCGCTTCGAGAAGGAGCCCGAGGAGCAGACCCAGGCCATGCGCCGCGAGGCCCAGGCACTGCTGCCGTCGTTCCTCGCCCGCTTCCAGCGCAAGGGGCTGATGGAGCCGCTCACCTTCCTGGTGCGCGCCCCCTTCGACACCCACCCGGACGGTGGCACCGTGGTGGAGAACCTCTGGCTGGAGGTCATGGCCCGGGACGAGGGCAGCGTGGTGGGGAAGCTCATCGATGGTGCGGTGCACACCACGGAGTGGCGCAAGGGCGCACACGTGGAGGTAGATGAGACCCAGGTGAACGCGCTGGCCATCACCCGCGAGGGCCGTACGCTGGACGAGCGGGAGATCCGTGCGCTCCTGAACGCCGAACGGCCCATGTAG
- a CDS encoding GAF domain-containing protein — MAEVTLDLRGQPKAEAYAELKQHVLAVLEGIDDDIAGMASMSCLLHHAFGHLWTGFYRVVTPGKLLRVGPYQGTLGCLEIHFGKGVCGVAAATGETQVVADVHAFPGHITCDGRSASEIVVPVFNRKRELIAVLDIDSEHKGTFDDVDRRELEDLMRWFQK; from the coding sequence ATGGCGGAAGTCACCCTGGATCTGCGCGGCCAGCCGAAAGCGGAGGCCTACGCTGAGTTGAAGCAGCATGTGCTCGCGGTGCTCGAGGGCATCGACGACGACATCGCGGGCATGGCGTCCATGAGCTGCCTGCTGCACCACGCCTTCGGGCACCTGTGGACGGGCTTCTACCGGGTGGTGACGCCGGGCAAGCTGCTGCGCGTGGGGCCCTACCAGGGCACGCTCGGGTGCCTGGAGATCCACTTCGGCAAGGGTGTCTGCGGCGTGGCCGCCGCCACCGGCGAGACGCAGGTGGTGGCCGACGTGCACGCCTTTCCTGGCCACATCACCTGCGACGGGCGCTCGGCGTCGGAAATCGTCGTCCCGGTGTTCAACCGGAAGCGCGAGCTCATCGCCGTGCTCGACATCGACTCCGAGCACAAGGGCACCTTCGACGACGTGGACCGTCGCGAGCTGGAAGACCTGATGCGCTGGTTCCAGAAGTAG
- a CDS encoding DMT family transporter, whose product MSTSSATTTVASPAPARAFSASDLAIIGVVIIWGTNYTVVKEALGTIPPLAFMSLRFAIAAVAMGALLWVVEGWKPLPMKVFLKLTALGLVGNTVYQLCFVLGLSHTTAANSGLLTAGTPVLVAALGALLGVERLTRPLVTGLSLAVVGMLLVVGARGPELGAATWLGDGLILASGLCWAVYTVGIRSVGTEISALRITAITMLTGAPVVVLAGVPAVLEMETARVDFGAWASVVYSALVPLVLSYFIWGRTVQRVGSSRAALYNTGIPVVAALTAWAVRGEQPTVLQIVGAGLILAGVLLSRRK is encoded by the coding sequence GTGTCAACCTCCTCCGCCACCACCACCGTCGCCAGTCCTGCCCCCGCCCGCGCGTTCTCAGCGTCCGACCTGGCCATCATCGGCGTGGTCATCATCTGGGGCACCAACTACACGGTGGTGAAGGAGGCGCTGGGCACCATTCCGCCCCTGGCCTTCATGTCGCTGCGCTTCGCCATCGCCGCGGTGGCCATGGGCGCGCTGCTGTGGGTGGTGGAGGGCTGGAAGCCGCTGCCGATGAAGGTGTTCCTCAAGCTCACCGCGCTCGGGCTGGTGGGCAACACCGTGTACCAGCTGTGCTTCGTCCTCGGCCTGTCGCACACCACTGCCGCGAACAGCGGGTTGCTCACGGCGGGGACGCCCGTGCTGGTGGCGGCGCTGGGCGCGCTGCTGGGCGTGGAGCGGCTGACGCGCCCGCTGGTGACGGGCCTGTCTCTGGCCGTGGTGGGCATGCTGCTGGTGGTGGGCGCGAGGGGCCCCGAGCTGGGCGCGGCGACGTGGCTGGGCGATGGGCTCATCCTCGCCAGCGGCCTGTGCTGGGCCGTCTACACCGTGGGCATCCGCTCCGTGGGCACGGAGATCTCCGCGCTGCGCATCACCGCCATCACCATGCTGACGGGCGCACCCGTCGTGGTGCTCGCCGGAGTGCCGGCGGTGCTCGAAATGGAGACCGCGCGCGTCGACTTCGGTGCGTGGGCGAGCGTGGTGTACTCGGCGCTGGTGCCGCTGGTGCTCTCGTACTTCATCTGGGGCCGCACCGTGCAGCGGGTGGGCAGCAGCCGCGCCGCGCTCTACAACACCGGCATCCCCGTGGTGGCCGCCCTCACCGCATGGGCCGTTCGCGGCGAGCAGCCCACCGTCCTGCAAATCGTCGGCGCGGGCCTCATCCTGGCGGGCGTGCTGCTCAGCCGGAGGAAGTAG
- a CDS encoding sigma-54-dependent Fis family transcriptional regulator, producing the protein MPALLLLTGPSAGRRYEVLTEATIGRSPSCEIPLEDDQVSRRHALITLHEGQARIRDLRSRNGTLVNGELLSGEVVLQPGDRVRVGATTALFDPPAVMLVEGGPTLAGHVPIEEVLPYVGTAAAMYSAGTALLGATSEAMVLRRLADEVAHALNADRAAALLGGTGGLTTASVVGAEALTVPRAMAQAALERKELSQSDTALCAPLVASGGLPFGVLYVTRAEPAFTEGEGQLLAALGRLGGEAYTSMRSRVEAEAPTLALAGTSRPLRALLDAVKRAAASAAPVVVHGEPGTGKTLLARLLHARSPRALGPVVVVDCRLPPEAVDEALFGRARAPGQPPVTSALLRADGGSLLLQHVDALPRPSAERLARFLARRAAPARQGGEEPVDVRVLATAPAPLPLLATRGEVEPSLARGLAGFELEVPPLRERRADVLVLLEGFTTRAARRSRKEPPTLGPEARRLLVDYAWPQNVRELELVGERLGLLYAGSRVGALHLPPEIQEGGADTGPQTLQARVARLERDAIAEALREAGGKKVRAAASLGISRPTLDKKIEEYGLAVERGRRG; encoded by the coding sequence ATGCCCGCACTCCTGCTGCTCACCGGTCCTTCCGCGGGGCGCCGCTACGAGGTGCTCACGGAAGCGACGATCGGCCGCAGCCCGTCGTGTGAAATTCCCCTGGAGGATGACCAGGTCTCGCGCCGGCACGCGCTGATCACCCTGCACGAGGGCCAGGCACGGATCCGCGACTTGCGCTCCCGCAATGGGACGCTGGTCAACGGGGAGCTCCTCTCCGGCGAGGTGGTGCTGCAGCCCGGCGACCGCGTCCGCGTGGGAGCGACGACGGCCCTCTTCGATCCTCCGGCGGTGATGCTGGTGGAGGGCGGGCCCACGCTGGCCGGCCATGTCCCCATCGAAGAGGTGCTGCCGTACGTGGGCACGGCGGCGGCGATGTACTCGGCGGGTACCGCGCTGCTGGGCGCCACCAGCGAGGCCATGGTGCTGCGGCGGCTGGCGGACGAGGTGGCCCACGCGCTCAACGCGGACCGGGCGGCGGCGCTGCTGGGCGGCACCGGCGGACTCACCACCGCCTCGGTGGTGGGCGCGGAGGCGCTCACCGTGCCGCGCGCGATGGCCCAGGCGGCCCTGGAGCGCAAGGAGCTGAGCCAGTCCGACACCGCGCTGTGCGCGCCGCTGGTGGCCTCGGGAGGACTGCCCTTCGGCGTGCTGTACGTGACTCGCGCCGAGCCCGCCTTCACCGAGGGAGAGGGCCAATTGCTGGCGGCGCTGGGACGGCTGGGGGGCGAGGCGTACACGTCCATGCGCTCGCGCGTGGAGGCGGAGGCTCCGACGCTGGCGCTGGCGGGCACGTCGCGGCCGCTGCGGGCGCTGCTGGACGCGGTGAAGCGGGCCGCGGCGAGCGCCGCACCCGTGGTCGTCCACGGTGAGCCGGGGACGGGGAAGACGCTGCTGGCGCGGCTGCTCCACGCGCGCTCGCCCCGGGCGCTGGGGCCGGTGGTGGTGGTGGACTGCCGCCTGCCTCCCGAGGCCGTGGACGAGGCGCTCTTCGGCCGCGCCCGCGCGCCCGGACAGCCGCCGGTGACGTCCGCGCTGCTGCGCGCGGATGGGGGCTCGTTGCTGCTCCAGCACGTGGACGCCTTGCCGCGTCCCTCGGCGGAGCGGCTGGCGCGGTTCCTGGCGCGGCGGGCCGCTCCGGCGCGGCAGGGCGGCGAGGAGCCGGTGGACGTGCGGGTGCTGGCCACCGCGCCGGCGCCGCTGCCGCTGCTGGCCACCCGGGGCGAGGTGGAGCCTTCGCTCGCCCGGGGCCTCGCCGGCTTCGAGCTGGAGGTGCCGCCGCTGCGTGAGCGTCGCGCGGACGTGCTCGTGCTGCTGGAGGGCTTCACCACGCGCGCGGCGCGGCGCTCGCGCAAGGAGCCTCCGACGCTGGGGCCGGAGGCGCGGCGCCTGCTGGTGGACTACGCGTGGCCGCAGAACGTGCGCGAGCTGGAGCTGGTGGGCGAGCGGCTGGGGCTGCTGTACGCCGGGAGCCGGGTGGGCGCGCTGCACCTGCCTCCCGAAATCCAGGAGGGCGGTGCCGACACCGGCCCCCAGACGCTGCAGGCCCGCGTGGCCCGGCTGGAGCGTGACGCCATCGCCGAGGCCCTGCGTGAGGCGGGCGGCAAGAAGGTGCGCGCCGCGGCATCGCTCGGCATCAGCCGGCCCACGCTGGACAAGAAGATTGAGGAGTACGGCCTCGCCGTCGAGCGCGGCCGGCGCGGGTGA
- a CDS encoding tetratricopeptide repeat protein, whose translation MKTTRPLRSRPWLRAAVLCLGVATGCTHAHTAASTPGTRAQDSRSRARAYLEENQPEKALELLRELHLQAPEDLDVARSLTEAHVKAGRTDAWVAELQARLAAGERAVDQYMLGLALFSRARDAGAPAVAAFERAIALAPDTAEYHYRLGLARLESEQYTAAVEPLRRATALAPERAGWRLPLAKALHRTGDASGAVEALGAVVRNRPSPAEVATARALMEQISDPFGGFPKTAEAKLEEGLRYLKDLDAPQHAILSFEEILQDYPDLAVVHALLGLAYQRLDDAGRAVDEFKQAIERAPRDGKNQLYLGELYLSRQRPDAARAAFEKAVALHPLLDAAWFHLGDLHLERRDLPAARDAFTVAVSLQPDAVPPRGKLALVYQLDGDYPAAERELRHVVEKDPENVEFSLRLGLLFTEQALKSSRPDTRKTAAGEAERWLSKVLETQPENAVASRALQQLKAQ comes from the coding sequence GTGAAGACAACCCGCCCCCTCCGCTCCCGCCCCTGGCTGCGCGCCGCCGTGCTCTGTCTGGGCGTGGCCACCGGCTGCACGCACGCCCACACCGCGGCCTCCACCCCTGGCACCCGCGCCCAGGACTCACGCTCCCGGGCCCGCGCGTACCTGGAGGAAAACCAGCCGGAGAAGGCCCTCGAGCTGCTTCGGGAGCTGCACCTCCAGGCGCCGGAGGACCTGGACGTGGCCCGCTCGCTCACGGAGGCCCACGTGAAGGCGGGCCGCACGGACGCGTGGGTCGCCGAACTGCAGGCGCGCCTCGCCGCGGGGGAGCGCGCGGTGGACCAGTACATGCTGGGCCTCGCCCTCTTCTCGCGGGCCCGCGACGCCGGAGCCCCGGCGGTGGCCGCCTTCGAGCGCGCCATCGCCCTGGCGCCGGACACGGCCGAGTACCACTACCGCCTCGGCCTCGCGCGGCTGGAGTCCGAGCAGTACACCGCCGCGGTGGAGCCCCTGCGCCGCGCCACCGCGCTGGCCCCGGAGCGCGCGGGGTGGCGTCTGCCGCTGGCCAAGGCGCTGCACCGCACGGGCGACGCCAGCGGCGCGGTGGAGGCCCTGGGCGCGGTGGTGCGCAACCGGCCCTCGCCCGCCGAGGTGGCCACGGCCCGGGCGTTGATGGAGCAGATCTCCGACCCCTTCGGCGGCTTCCCCAAGACGGCCGAGGCGAAGCTGGAGGAGGGCCTGCGCTACCTGAAGGATTTGGACGCACCCCAGCACGCCATCCTCTCCTTCGAGGAAATCCTCCAGGACTACCCGGACCTGGCCGTGGTGCACGCGCTGCTGGGGCTGGCCTACCAGCGCCTGGACGACGCCGGGCGCGCGGTGGACGAGTTCAAGCAGGCCATCGAGCGCGCCCCCCGGGACGGAAAGAACCAGCTCTACCTGGGCGAGCTCTACCTCTCCCGCCAGCGCCCGGACGCGGCCCGCGCCGCCTTCGAGAAGGCCGTGGCCCTGCACCCGCTGCTCGACGCGGCCTGGTTCCACCTGGGCGACCTGCACCTGGAGCGGCGAGATCTGCCCGCCGCCCGCGACGCCTTCACCGTCGCCGTGTCGCTGCAGCCGGACGCCGTGCCGCCGCGAGGCAAGCTGGCGCTCGTGTACCAGCTCGACGGTGACTACCCGGCCGCCGAGCGGGAGCTGCGACACGTGGTCGAAAAGGACCCGGAGAACGTGGAGTTCAGCCTGCGGCTGGGGCTGCTCTTCACCGAGCAGGCGCTGAAGTCCTCGCGCCCGGACACGCGGAAGACGGCGGCCGGGGAAGCCGAGCGCTGGCTGAGCAAGGTGCTGGAGACGCAGCCGGAGAACGCAGTGGCCTCCCGCGCGCTTCAGCAGCTCAAGGCGCAGTAG
- the rplQ gene encoding 50S ribosomal protein L17 — MRHKVGQRKLHRTTSHRLAMLNNMVTSLLEHQAIRTTVPKAKEARKIAERIITLGKKGGLSNVRLAARTVKNRDVLQKVFSEYKDRYATRPGGYTRLIRLGFRRGDAAEMALLELVDRPATKAAPVDTEGGEAAADEAKAE, encoded by the coding sequence ATGCGCCACAAGGTCGGACAAAGGAAGCTGCACCGCACCACGAGCCACCGGCTCGCGATGCTCAACAACATGGTCACCTCGCTCCTCGAGCACCAGGCGATCCGCACCACGGTCCCCAAGGCGAAGGAAGCCCGGAAGATCGCGGAGCGCATCATCACGCTCGGCAAGAAGGGTGGCCTGTCGAACGTGCGTCTCGCGGCCCGTACGGTGAAGAACCGCGACGTGCTGCAGAAGGTCTTCAGCGAGTACAAGGACCGGTACGCCACGCGTCCCGGTGGCTACACCCGCCTCATCCGGCTCGGCTTCCGCCGCGGTGACGCCGCGGAGATGGCCCTGCTGGAGCTGGTGGACCGGCCCGCGACGAAGGCCGCACCCGTCGACACCGAGGGTGGCGAGGCTGCCGCCGACGAGGCGAAGGCCGAGTAG
- a CDS encoding NAD-dependent deacylase codes for MEHLILDSNTWLLVLTGAGVSAESGVPTFRGMDGLWENHPIEDVASPQGFVKDPTLVWRFYSQRRAGAAAVHPNPGHDALVAWERHLGDRFLLATQNVDGLHRRAGSQRVVEMHGNLFKTRCSKCKRPPFDDTTVYPNGTVPTCDACGGRLRPHIVWFGEYLDPDDMSRIEDFALRGSTSGGRFVFLAAGTSGVVYPAAGIVDRVREAGGETWLVNLDPAENSTRFEYSVTGKSGEVLPKLAKLA; via the coding sequence ATGGAACACCTCATCCTGGACTCGAATACCTGGCTGCTCGTCCTCACCGGAGCGGGCGTCTCTGCTGAGAGTGGAGTCCCCACCTTTCGCGGAATGGACGGACTCTGGGAGAACCATCCCATTGAGGATGTGGCCTCGCCGCAGGGCTTCGTGAAGGACCCCACGCTGGTGTGGCGCTTCTACTCGCAGCGCCGGGCGGGGGCCGCCGCCGTGCACCCCAACCCGGGCCATGACGCGCTCGTGGCGTGGGAGCGCCACCTCGGCGACCGCTTCCTCCTGGCCACCCAGAACGTGGACGGCCTGCACCGCCGGGCGGGCAGCCAGCGCGTGGTGGAGATGCACGGCAACCTCTTCAAGACGCGATGCAGCAAGTGCAAGCGTCCCCCGTTCGACGACACCACCGTGTACCCGAATGGCACCGTGCCCACGTGTGATGCGTGTGGGGGGCGGCTGCGGCCCCACATCGTCTGGTTCGGCGAGTACCTGGACCCGGATGACATGTCGCGCATCGAGGACTTCGCGCTGCGCGGCTCCACGTCTGGCGGACGGTTCGTCTTCCTCGCCGCGGGCACCTCCGGCGTCGTGTACCCGGCCGCCGGCATCGTGGACCGTGTCCGCGAGGCCGGCGGGGAGACGTGGCTCGTCAACCTGGATCCGGCGGAGAACTCCACCCGCTTCGAGTACAGCGTCACCGGCAAGAGTGGCGAGGTGCTCCCGAAGCTGGCGAAGCTGGCGTGA
- a CDS encoding pseudouridine-5'-phosphate glycosidase yields the protein MELRFSDEVRRARDAGQPIVALETSVVAQGLPYPDNLAAARACEEAIRRVGAVPAAIAVVDGEVCIGLEEPAMRRLAEGKERLLKLGSRDLAIAVATRASGGTTVSATCELAAAAGIHVFATGGIGGVHRGAAEHWDISQDIAALARYPVAVVCAGAKSVLDLPKTMELLETAGVPVIGVGTDELPSFYSRGSGIKLEHRVDDVDTAARIARARFEALGQGGVLYTVPPPEETSLPRNEVELHIASTLADAERQGVRGKAVTPFLLSEMAKRTGGKTLKANLALLINNARFAGQLAVAYARGA from the coding sequence ATGGAACTGCGCTTTTCGGACGAGGTGCGCCGCGCTCGCGACGCCGGGCAACCCATCGTGGCCCTGGAGACGAGCGTCGTCGCCCAGGGGCTGCCGTACCCGGACAATCTCGCCGCGGCCCGAGCCTGCGAGGAGGCCATCCGCCGCGTCGGCGCCGTCCCCGCCGCCATCGCCGTGGTGGATGGAGAGGTGTGCATCGGCCTGGAGGAGCCGGCCATGCGCCGGCTCGCCGAGGGCAAGGAGCGCCTGCTCAAGCTGGGCTCGAGAGACCTCGCCATCGCCGTGGCCACCCGCGCCTCCGGTGGCACCACCGTGAGCGCCACCTGCGAGCTGGCCGCCGCGGCCGGCATCCACGTCTTCGCCACCGGCGGCATCGGCGGAGTCCACCGCGGTGCCGCCGAGCACTGGGACATCTCCCAGGACATCGCCGCGCTCGCCCGCTACCCCGTCGCCGTGGTGTGCGCGGGCGCCAAGTCCGTGCTGGACCTGCCCAAGACGATGGAGCTGCTGGAGACGGCCGGGGTGCCCGTCATCGGAGTGGGCACCGACGAGCTGCCGTCCTTCTACAGCCGTGGCTCCGGAATCAAGCTGGAGCACCGCGTGGACGACGTGGACACGGCCGCGCGCATCGCCCGCGCCCGCTTCGAGGCGCTCGGGCAGGGCGGGGTGCTCTACACCGTGCCCCCGCCCGAGGAGACGTCGCTGCCGCGCAACGAGGTGGAGCTGCACATCGCCTCCACGCTCGCGGACGCGGAGCGGCAGGGCGTGCGTGGCAAGGCCGTGACGCCGTTCCTCCTGTCGGAGATGGCGAAGCGCACCGGTGGCAAGACGCTCAAGGCCAACCTGGCGCTGCTCATCAACAACGCCCGCTTCGCCGGGCAGCTGGCCGTGGCCTACGCCCGGGGCGCCTGA
- a CDS encoding deoxynucleoside kinase codes for MARKKFIAIAGNIGAGKTELTSFLCRKYGLTPSFEPNDQNPYLADFYKDMKTWAFRSQLFFLTHKFRLHRELERTPGTVLQDRTLYEDAEIFAKNLYRQRLIDKRDWKTYCELYETLSESLRPPDLMIYLRCPVQTLRERIRLRGRTMEKDIPTRYLQRLNALYEEWFEGYQLSPVLVLATDKLDYLTNLVDRVDLFRQIEKHL; via the coding sequence GTGGCCAGGAAAAAGTTCATCGCCATCGCGGGCAATATCGGCGCCGGGAAGACGGAGCTGACGTCCTTCCTCTGTCGGAAGTACGGGCTCACTCCGTCCTTCGAGCCCAACGACCAGAACCCGTATCTGGCCGACTTCTACAAGGACATGAAGACGTGGGCGTTCCGCTCGCAGCTCTTCTTCCTGACGCACAAGTTCCGCCTGCACCGGGAGCTCGAGCGCACGCCCGGTACCGTCCTCCAGGACCGGACGCTCTACGAGGACGCGGAGATCTTCGCCAAGAACCTCTACCGGCAGCGGCTCATCGACAAGCGCGACTGGAAGACGTACTGCGAGCTCTACGAGACCCTCTCCGAGTCGCTGCGGCCCCCGGACCTCATGATCTACCTCCGCTGCCCCGTGCAGACGCTGCGCGAGCGCATCCGCCTGCGTGGGCGCACCATGGAGAAGGACATCCCCACCCGTTACCTTCAGCGCCTGAATGCCCTGTACGAGGAGTGGTTCGAGGGTTACCAGTTGTCTCCGGTGCTCGTACTGGCCACGGACAAGCTCGACTACCTGACCAACCTGGTGGACCGCGTGGACCTCTTCCGACAGATTGAGAAGCACCTGTGA
- a CDS encoding lysophospholipid acyltransferase family protein → MRKLFCILVAVVWSLVSFVLAILAMVVTVNPANSVWVARKIWSPVLLWAGGAKLEVLGGENVDARRPTIYVANHQSAIDIPAHFMAVPIPFRYVAKSQLRWVPFIGWYLALAGHIFVNRDNRSKAIASLDAAAEKIRSGKSIFLYPEGTRSPDGRILPFKKGPFALALKARVPICPVTIEGSGKLMPKSTWNITPGPIRVKIGKPIDTTGFAENDREGLARAVRAVVIEDSLSLGGLGGDVDDAVAAAGIEGRSTARARASSST, encoded by the coding sequence ATGCGCAAGCTCTTTTGCATTTTGGTGGCCGTGGTGTGGTCGCTGGTCAGCTTCGTCCTCGCCATTCTCGCCATGGTGGTGACGGTCAACCCCGCGAACTCGGTCTGGGTGGCCCGCAAAATCTGGTCGCCGGTGCTGCTGTGGGCCGGCGGGGCGAAGCTGGAGGTCCTCGGCGGAGAGAATGTAGACGCGAGGCGGCCCACCATCTACGTGGCCAACCACCAGTCCGCCATCGACATCCCGGCGCACTTCATGGCCGTGCCGATTCCCTTCCGCTATGTGGCAAAGAGCCAGCTCCGGTGGGTGCCGTTCATCGGCTGGTACCTGGCGCTCGCCGGCCACATCTTCGTCAACCGCGACAACCGCTCCAAGGCCATCGCCTCGCTGGACGCGGCCGCGGAGAAGATTCGCAGCGGGAAGAGCATCTTCCTCTACCCGGAGGGCACCCGCTCTCCGGACGGCCGCATCCTCCCCTTCAAGAAGGGCCCCTTCGCCCTGGCCCTGAAGGCTCGCGTCCCCATCTGCCCCGTCACCATCGAGGGCTCCGGGAAGCTGATGCCCAAGTCCACCTGGAACATCACCCCCGGCCCCATCCGCGTGAAGATTGGCAAGCCCATCGACACCACCGGCTTCGCCGAGAATGACCGCGAGGGGCTCGCCCGCGCGGTGCGCGCGGTGGTCATCGAGGACAGCCTGTCGCTCGGTGGCCTGGGCGGCGACGTGGACGACGCCGTCGCCGCCGCGGGCATCGAGGGCCGCAGCACCGCGCGCGCCCGCGCCTCCTCCTCTACCTGA